In Drosophila santomea strain STO CAGO 1482 chromosome 2L, Prin_Dsan_1.1, whole genome shotgun sequence, a single window of DNA contains:
- the LOC122756485 gene encoding uncharacterized protein LOC122756485, with product MSLQGLGHSSIGRDMSSISDYIVTRTCPDVRTTTFMGPDDWKTGQDHAQHLNIYTDGSKMEGGVGAGIYCTDPEMRLSYKLPSQCSIFQAEVFAIGKAAELALSIDRPHEAVNLFVDSQAAIRSMQSSAVSSKSVLASREALDILSTTTSVRIYWVPSHQSIDGNETADELAKEGVGSENVPVSLRTRTEKTGRRTSQKQMEKNFHHLQNFKNHVQYSKRHCLAAAHAVKLGITDNARCRKCDESEAIETLEHLICKCPALTRARINYLGAPVLASLEDALRKKPGELLAFAKNSSILEYFDNRENILSLKMGGKESKASDNTAVINTVKVIDHKDEILDVQHTLVFIAVMLMLLALLILVIIYKRSEQRRRDHHHSVERIVSSIPQHQ from the exons ATGTCTCTACAAGGACTCGGGCACAGTTCAATTGGTCGAGACATGAGCAGCATATCTGACTACATAGTCACCAGGACGTGCCCGGATGTAAGAACAACGACATTCATGGGACCAGACGATTGGAAAACAGGTCAGGACCATGCCCAACACCTCAATATATACACGGACGGCTCCAAGATGGAAGGAGGAGTTGGAGCGGGCATATACTGTACAGACCCCGAAATGAGGCTGTCGTATAAGCTACCAAGCCAATGCAGCATATTCCAGGCGGAAGTATTCGCCATAGGGAAAGCAGCAGAGCTTGCGCTGAGCATTGACCGCCCACATGAGGCGGTCAACTTGTTCGTAGACAGTCAAGCGGCGATAAGATCCATGCAATCGTCAGCGGTCAGTTCCAAAAGTGTACTGGCAAGCAGGGAGGCACTAGATATCCTTAGCACGACCACGTCAGTGAGGATCTACTGGGTTCCCAGCCACCAGAGCATCGATGGTAATGAGACGGCAGACGAACTTGCAAAGGAAGGCGTTGGATCAGAAAACGTTCCTGTCTCCCTTAGGACGCGAACTGAAAAGACGGGCAGACGCACGAGCCAAAAGCAGATGGAGAAGAACTTCCACCACCtgcaaaatttcaaaaatcatgTGCAATACTCAAAAC GTCACTGCCTAGCTGCGGCACACGCAGTCAAACTGGGCATTACCGACAACGCCAGATGCCGGAAATGTGACGAATCCGAGGCAATTGAAACCTTGGAGCATCTCATTTGCAAGTGTCCGGCCCTAACAAGGGCAAGAATAAACTACCTAGGCGCTCCGGTTCTGGCATCGCTAGAAGATGCCTTAAGGAAGAAGCCAGGCGAATTACTTGCCTTTGCGAAAAATTCCTCGATCCTAGAATATTTCGATAACCGCGAAAACATTCT AAGTCTCAAGATGGGTGGCAAGGAGTCCAAGGCATCCGACAACACCGCCGTGATCAACACTGTGAAAGTCATCGACCACAAAGATGAGATATTAGATGTGCAGCATACCCTTGTGTTCATCGCCGTGATGTTAATGTTGCTGGCACTATTGATACTAGTAATTATTTACAAACGATCAGAACAGCGGCGTCGGGATCACCACCACAGTGTGGAACGGATCGTATCCAGTATTCCGCAACACCAATAG